A DNA window from Mycobacteriales bacterium contains the following coding sequences:
- the cimA gene encoding citramalate synthase gives MPVQPDEFHVYDTTLRDGAQREGLSLSVHDKLAIARYLDELGVGFIEGGWPGSNPKDAEFFRRAPKELDLSTAVLAAFGATRRPGVRAADDPQVAALRDSGTQVVTLVAKAHDRHVEKALRTTLEENLEMVRDTVSHLRAEGRRVFVDAEHFFDGYTDNPGYALQVCRVAAEAGADVVVLCDTNGGNLPQRLAEVVQKVADDGLRVGIHAHNDAACAVANSLAAVEAGATHVQGTANGYGERCGNADLFAVVAGLELKTGRRVLPSGRLAELGRVSHAIAEVANIAPDPHQPYVGASAFAHKAGLHVSAVKVAPDLYQHVDPSSVGNELRLLVSELAGRATVELKGRELGLDLDRDTVIRIIERVKDLESVGFTFEAAEASFELMLHEELTGQRPSYFDLESWRVIVERRADGAVASEATVKLRANGERIVATGEGNGPVNALDNALRLALGQLYPVLAEFHLVDFKVRIVEGRHDTGAVTRVLVETGNGVREWGTVGVDENVIAASWQALEDAYNYGLSLAARA, from the coding sequence GTCTATGACACGACCCTGCGCGACGGCGCCCAACGGGAGGGGTTATCGCTTTCGGTCCACGACAAGCTGGCCATCGCCCGGTACCTCGACGAACTCGGGGTCGGGTTCATCGAGGGGGGCTGGCCCGGCTCCAATCCGAAGGACGCGGAATTCTTCCGCCGGGCCCCCAAGGAGCTCGACCTGTCAACCGCCGTTCTCGCCGCGTTCGGAGCCACCCGGCGCCCCGGTGTTCGGGCCGCCGACGACCCGCAGGTGGCCGCGTTGCGGGACTCGGGGACCCAGGTCGTGACCCTTGTGGCCAAGGCGCATGACCGACATGTCGAGAAGGCCCTGCGGACCACGCTTGAAGAGAACCTGGAGATGGTGCGGGACACAGTGAGTCACCTCAGGGCGGAGGGTCGACGGGTGTTCGTCGACGCCGAGCACTTCTTCGACGGGTATACCGACAATCCCGGCTACGCGCTGCAGGTGTGCCGGGTCGCGGCCGAGGCGGGCGCCGACGTGGTCGTGCTCTGCGACACCAACGGCGGGAATCTCCCGCAGCGGCTCGCCGAGGTCGTCCAGAAGGTCGCGGACGACGGTCTCCGGGTGGGGATCCATGCTCACAACGACGCCGCCTGTGCGGTGGCGAATTCGTTGGCTGCCGTCGAGGCCGGAGCCACTCACGTGCAGGGCACCGCCAACGGATACGGAGAGCGGTGCGGCAACGCGGACCTGTTCGCCGTGGTCGCCGGACTGGAACTGAAAACCGGACGCCGGGTGCTGCCCTCGGGTCGGCTCGCCGAACTTGGGCGGGTCAGTCATGCGATCGCCGAGGTTGCGAACATCGCGCCGGATCCGCACCAACCCTACGTAGGGGCCAGCGCATTTGCTCACAAGGCCGGCCTGCACGTCTCCGCGGTGAAGGTGGCGCCGGACCTCTATCAGCACGTCGATCCATCGAGTGTCGGCAACGAGTTGCGCCTTCTCGTCTCCGAACTCGCCGGTCGGGCCACGGTCGAGCTCAAAGGCCGGGAGCTCGGACTCGACCTGGATCGGGACACGGTGATCCGGATCATCGAGCGGGTCAAGGATCTCGAATCGGTGGGGTTCACGTTCGAAGCAGCCGAGGCCTCATTCGAGCTCATGCTCCACGAGGAGCTGACCGGCCAGCGGCCGAGCTACTTCGATCTCGAGTCATGGCGGGTCATCGTCGAGCGCCGCGCCGATGGAGCGGTGGCGAGCGAGGCCACCGTCAAGCTTCGGGCGAACGGGGAACGGATCGTCGCCACCGGCGAGGGCAACGGCCCGGTGAACGCCCTGGATAACGCCCTGCGGCTGGCCCTGGGGCAGCTGTACCCGGTGTTGGCGGAGTTCCACCTGGTCGACTTCAAGGTCCGTATCGTCGAGGGCCGTCACGACACGGGCGCCGTGACCCGGGTCCTCGTCGAGACCGGGAACGGTGTTCGGGAGTGGGGGACGGTCGGTGTCGACGAGAACGTGATCGCCGCCTCCTGGCAGGCTCTGGAGGACGCGTACAACTACGGCTTGTCCCTCGCCGCGCGGGCCTAG